The following are from one region of the Stanieria cyanosphaera PCC 7437 genome:
- the cysC gene encoding adenylyl-sulfate kinase has product MNMKQRGVTVWFTGFSGAGKTTITNALVEELKNQQFDIEVLDGDIIRENLTKDLGFSKEDRDTNIRRIGFVAQLLTRHGVIVLVPVISPYRALREEMRKKIGDFVEVFVNAPLAVCEDRDVKGLYKKARAGEIKQFTGIDDPYEPPLNPDIECRTDKEDVAECVAKVMNKLQELGYIA; this is encoded by the coding sequence ATAAACATGAAGCAGCGTGGAGTGACAGTTTGGTTTACAGGATTTAGTGGTGCAGGTAAAACTACGATCACCAATGCTTTAGTCGAAGAACTAAAAAATCAACAATTTGACATCGAAGTTTTAGATGGCGATATTATTAGAGAGAACCTTACTAAAGATTTAGGTTTTTCTAAAGAAGACCGAGATACTAATATTCGTCGCATTGGTTTTGTAGCTCAACTGTTGACTCGTCATGGAGTAATAGTTTTAGTACCAGTTATTTCTCCTTATCGTGCGCTCCGAGAAGAAATGAGAAAAAAAATTGGTGATTTTGTCGAAGTATTTGTTAATGCACCTTTAGCAGTTTGCGAAGACAGGGACGTTAAAGGATTATACAAAAAAGCCAGAGCAGGAGAAATTAAACAGTTTACTGGAATCGATGACCCTTATGAACCTCCCCTTAATCCTGACATTGAGTGTCGTACTGATAAAGAAGATGTAGCTGAATGTGTTGCTAAAGTGATGAATAAATTACAAGAATTAGGTTATATCGCTTAA
- a CDS encoding SAM-dependent methyltransferase translates to MNLSRKIGFLLTSLSLSSLVVVGCTQERNFSETSPQTQPPSTPVQNRPSTNVPDVPYVPTPENVVNQMLELANVSGDDVLYDLGSGDGRIPITAAQKYGTRGTGVEINPELVQRSRENAEAAGVDDQVEFLQQDLFQTDLSDATVVTLYLLPDVNLELRSKLLRELQPGTRVVSHDFDMGEWQPEQVIRVQSGARQHTIYYWVVPEEIPENLT, encoded by the coding sequence ATGAATTTAAGTAGAAAAATTGGATTTTTACTTACGAGTCTCAGTCTTAGTAGTTTAGTTGTAGTTGGATGTACTCAAGAACGCAACTTTAGCGAGACTTCTCCTCAAACTCAACCACCTTCAACCCCAGTCCAAAACCGACCGAGTACCAATGTACCTGACGTACCTTACGTACCTACACCTGAAAACGTTGTTAATCAAATGCTGGAATTGGCAAATGTATCGGGTGATGATGTTCTTTATGATCTTGGTAGTGGAGATGGTCGAATTCCCATTACCGCAGCGCAGAAATATGGAACTCGTGGGACTGGTGTAGAGATCAATCCAGAACTAGTACAACGTAGTCGAGAAAACGCAGAAGCAGCAGGTGTTGACGATCAAGTGGAGTTTTTGCAACAAGATTTATTCCAGACAGATTTAAGTGATGCTACAGTAGTCACTCTTTATTTACTACCAGATGTTAACCTCGAACTTCGTTCTAAATTACTGCGAGAACTTCAACCAGGTACACGAGTTGTTTCTCACGACTTTGATATGGGAGAATGGCAACCAGAACAAGTAATTAGAGTACAAAGTGGAGCTAGGCAACATACCATTTATTACTGGGTTGTTCCCGAAGAAATTCCTGAAAATCTTACCTAA
- a CDS encoding VOC family protein, whose translation MNNQIIFHLAIPINDLAKAKEFYAQGLGCQIGRENSTAIIFNFYGHQVVAHMSLEPLQPQKSIYPRHFGLIFPTESEWENLLEKARNQQLNLAQSPKLRFPGELTEHRTFFLEDPFYNLLEFKFYRHFEAIFGGRELTTIGDR comes from the coding sequence ATCAATAATCAAATTATTTTTCATTTAGCTATTCCCATTAACGATTTAGCTAAAGCCAAAGAATTTTATGCTCAAGGTTTAGGTTGTCAGATCGGTCGAGAAAATTCAACTGCAATCATTTTTAACTTTTATGGTCATCAAGTAGTTGCTCACATGAGCTTAGAACCACTTCAACCACAAAAAAGTATTTATCCTAGGCATTTTGGTTTAATTTTTCCCACAGAATCAGAATGGGAAAATTTACTAGAAAAAGCACGTAATCAACAATTAAATTTGGCTCAATCACCTAAACTACGTTTTCCTGGAGAGTTAACCGAACATCGCACCTTCTTTTTAGAAGATCCCTTCTATAATTTGCTGGAATTTAAGTTCTATCGACACTTTGAGGCGATTTTTGGCGGGAGAGAACTAACTACAATTGGCGATCGCTAA
- a CDS encoding ferredoxin reductase family protein, with amino-acid sequence MKRLLMSSPVAVAAFWIAIYIVITLLPLLVLLFYFPPEGRGFWVEFSVALGFIGLAMMALQFALTARINRIEASYGVDIILQFHRYISLVAFCLILIHPLILFVTEPETLQLLNFPQAPWRARYAVIATLALIILVVTSVWRKRFNIPYEFWRTSHGILAVTAVTLGLAHALGVSYYLSFFWKTILWSAIAIIALLLLIYVRVIKPWFMVKKAYLVEEVIPQRGDVWTLALRSRGHEGMHFQPGQFAWITLAISPFRMREHPFSMSSSAVNPERLEFSIKALGDFTNHIKDVKPGTKAYLDGPYGVFTTDRYWDSAGFVLIAGGIGITPMMSMLVTAAERQDDRSFLLIYASKRWEDITFREELEALKDKIDLTIIHVLREPPEDWTGETGYVNRELLEKYIPIHRGSRHYFICAAPVMMDQVESDLHSLDVPVTNVHMEHFNLV; translated from the coding sequence ATGAAACGTTTGTTAATGAGTAGTCCTGTAGCAGTGGCAGCCTTCTGGATTGCAATTTATATTGTTATCACTCTTTTACCACTGCTTGTACTTCTGTTCTATTTCCCTCCAGAAGGAAGAGGATTTTGGGTTGAGTTTTCGGTGGCTTTAGGTTTTATCGGCTTGGCGATGATGGCTCTTCAGTTCGCATTAACAGCCCGAATTAATCGCATTGAAGCTTCTTATGGAGTTGATATCATTCTTCAGTTTCATCGCTATATTTCTTTAGTAGCTTTTTGTCTGATTCTGATTCATCCTCTAATTTTATTTGTTACCGAACCTGAGACACTACAATTATTAAACTTTCCCCAAGCACCTTGGCGTGCTAGATACGCTGTCATTGCTACTTTGGCACTAATTATCTTAGTTGTTACCTCAGTTTGGCGCAAACGTTTCAACATTCCCTACGAATTCTGGCGCACTTCTCACGGGATTTTAGCCGTTACCGCAGTCACTTTGGGTTTGGCTCATGCTTTGGGAGTCAGTTACTACCTAAGCTTTTTCTGGAAAACGATTCTTTGGAGCGCGATCGCTATAATTGCTTTGTTACTACTAATTTATGTCCGTGTAATTAAACCCTGGTTCATGGTCAAAAAGGCTTATTTAGTAGAAGAAGTAATTCCTCAACGAGGTGATGTCTGGACATTGGCACTGCGATCGCGAGGACATGAGGGAATGCATTTTCAACCAGGTCAATTTGCTTGGATTACTTTAGCTATTTCTCCGTTTCGGATGCGTGAACATCCCTTTTCCATGTCTTCTAGTGCAGTCAATCCCGAACGTCTAGAATTTAGTATCAAAGCTTTGGGAGATTTTACTAATCACATCAAAGATGTCAAACCAGGTACAAAAGCTTACTTGGATGGTCCTTACGGTGTATTCACGACTGACCGTTATTGGGATTCGGCTGGATTTGTTCTCATTGCTGGTGGAATTGGGATTACGCCGATGATGAGTATGTTGGTTACTGCTGCCGAACGTCAAGATGATCGTTCCTTTTTATTGATTTATGCCAGTAAAAGATGGGAAGACATCACTTTTCGTGAAGAATTAGAAGCTTTGAAGGATAAAATCGACCTTACTATCATTCACGTTTTACGAGAACCACCAGAAGACTGGACTGGAGAAACTGGTTACGTCAATCGAGAATTGCTTGAGAAATACATTCCTATTCATCGTGGTAGCCGTCACTATTTCATTTGTGCTGCTCCAGTGATGATGGATCAAGTGGAAAGTGATTTACATAGTCTGGACGTCCCTGTGACCAACGTTCACATGGAACATTTTAATTTAGTTTAA
- a CDS encoding glutaredoxin family protein encodes MNSATLEKVRVYRMSTPEHECPWGLKAVNLLREKGIEFEDHKLKSQEETEAFKAKYKVQTTPQIFFGEERIGGYTDLAEKLDVEAEGAEYSYTPVIAIFSTAGLMALATTMGLTGFMGFSLSLLASLKLMDIESFAESFTKYDLITKRIKPYAKIYPFAELAIGLGFLSGIAPLATGITSLFIGISGGISVFKAVYIDKLALNCACVGGNSKAPLGIVSFTENAIMTIMGAALIFSATTGEAESVKIKEAEPNAIVQLQDASR; translated from the coding sequence ATGAATAGTGCCACTTTAGAAAAAGTAAGAGTATATCGGATGTCTACCCCAGAACACGAATGTCCTTGGGGATTAAAAGCAGTTAATTTGCTAAGAGAAAAAGGAATCGAATTTGAAGATCATAAACTAAAATCGCAAGAAGAAACCGAAGCTTTTAAAGCCAAATACAAGGTACAAACTACACCGCAGATTTTCTTTGGTGAGGAAAGAATTGGCGGTTATACCGATCTAGCGGAAAAGCTGGATGTGGAAGCAGAAGGTGCAGAATATTCTTATACTCCCGTGATTGCCATCTTCTCTACCGCGGGGTTGATGGCTTTGGCTACTACAATGGGGCTTACGGGATTTATGGGTTTTTCTCTGTCTCTACTGGCTTCACTTAAGCTAATGGATATTGAATCTTTTGCCGAAAGTTTTACCAAATACGACCTTATCACTAAAAGAATTAAACCCTATGCCAAAATATATCCTTTTGCAGAATTGGCGATAGGATTGGGTTTTCTCTCGGGTATCGCCCCATTAGCTACAGGAATAACTTCTCTATTTATTGGTATTAGTGGTGGCATATCGGTATTTAAAGCCGTTTATATTGACAAGCTAGCCCTCAACTGTGCCTGTGTTGGGGGAAATTCTAAAGCACCTTTAGGAATTGTCAGCTTTACCGAGAATGCGATTATGACAATTATGGGCGCAGCACTTATTTTTTCTGCGACTACAGGAGAAGCTGAATCGGTAAAAATAAAAGAAGCCGAACCCAACGCGATCGTTCAGTTGCAAGATGCAAGTAGATAG
- a CDS encoding heavy metal-responsive transcriptional regulator, whose product MNQINFLKIGELAKQTGIAVGTLRYYSDLGLLLPSLRGDNGYRYYSQDASSQVKFIKKAQALGFTLEEIKQFLDVRDRGEQPCSLVKSLLNQKIEQLEIQIKQMTLFKAELEEYRTAWTNNPYPESNSQEVCPLISSVSLH is encoded by the coding sequence ATGAATCAAATAAATTTTTTAAAAATTGGTGAATTAGCCAAACAAACAGGTATTGCAGTGGGAACTTTGCGTTATTACAGCGATTTAGGGCTTTTACTCCCTTCCTTACGGGGAGACAATGGTTATCGCTATTACAGTCAAGATGCCAGTTCTCAAGTAAAATTCATTAAAAAAGCTCAGGCTTTGGGATTTACTTTAGAAGAAATCAAACAATTTCTTGATGTTAGAGATCGCGGAGAACAACCTTGCAGTCTGGTAAAAAGCTTACTGAATCAGAAGATCGAGCAATTAGAAATTCAGATTAAGCAGATGACTTTATTTAAAGCCGAATTGGAAGAGTATCGAACTGCTTGGACAAATAATCCCTATCCCGAATCTAATTCTCAAGAAGTCTGTCCTTTAATTTCCAGTGTGTCTTTACATTAG
- a CDS encoding MSMEG_0570 family nitrogen starvation response protein: MPEIKFLIEWPDGSRQTCYSPSLVVKKYFTPGEEYDLEDFLNRSETALQTASDRFFEAYGFSCSRAWGQFQDIKTQAAQYKNLDNPKVRFLQFQEAQN; encoded by the coding sequence ATGCCAGAAATAAAGTTTCTAATTGAATGGCCCGATGGTTCTCGACAAACTTGTTATTCTCCTTCTTTAGTAGTAAAAAAATATTTTACTCCTGGAGAAGAATATGACTTAGAAGATTTTTTGAATAGGTCAGAAACAGCATTACAAACAGCAAGCGATCGCTTTTTTGAAGCTTATGGATTTTCTTGTAGTAGAGCCTGGGGACAATTTCAGGATATTAAGACTCAAGCTGCTCAATACAAAAATCTTGATAACCCAAAAGTACGTTTTTTACAATTTCAGGAAGCTCAAAATTAG
- a CDS encoding transporter: MQRLQFYSLAKLGAIALLLPSVVAFTLIYSDRAMASDHNNLDANRPLNFDDAESIGFREQALDLGAALIIPEGKSVGGEFEIEYLYGFAPNTHFNIGIDPSIESDNDETEFNIGDLSIGVLHNFNREYNNTPAFALRGDVAFPTGNDSEGVDFRLRGIASKTVGQSNRLHLNLDANFATATEDEERSFVPGVILGYSRPIGYPKTFTRTFLAEVGVKASEEENDGAVVSLGVGMRQQIGYQSVLDLGIQGDIAGESGDSNELRLVAGYSFAF; the protein is encoded by the coding sequence ATGCAAAGATTACAATTTTATTCCCTAGCCAAGCTAGGTGCGATCGCTTTGCTGCTACCTTCGGTAGTCGCTTTTACTTTAATTTATAGCGATCGCGCTATGGCATCAGATCATAATAATCTTGATGCGAATCGTCCCCTCAATTTTGATGACGCTGAATCAATTGGTTTTCGTGAACAAGCTCTAGATTTAGGTGCAGCATTAATTATTCCTGAAGGAAAATCTGTTGGGGGTGAATTTGAAATCGAATATCTTTATGGTTTTGCACCTAACACACATTTCAATATTGGCATAGATCCCAGTATTGAATCAGATAATGACGAGACAGAATTTAATATCGGGGATTTATCTATAGGAGTACTGCATAACTTCAATCGCGAATATAATAATACTCCAGCTTTTGCCCTACGGGGTGATGTGGCTTTTCCTACAGGGAATGATTCTGAGGGGGTAGATTTTCGCCTCAGAGGTATTGCTAGTAAAACCGTCGGACAATCCAACCGCTTACACCTCAACTTAGATGCTAATTTTGCTACTGCTACTGAAGATGAAGAAAGATCTTTTGTGCCTGGGGTAATCTTGGGTTATTCTCGACCCATAGGCTATCCCAAAACCTTTACCCGTACTTTTTTAGCTGAAGTGGGAGTAAAAGCTAGTGAAGAGGAAAATGACGGTGCAGTAGTCTCTTTAGGCGTAGGTATGCGTCAACAAATTGGTTATCAAAGTGTTCTTGATTTGGGGATACAGGGAGATATTGCAGGAGAATCAGGTGATTCCAATGAGTTACGTTTAGTAGCTGGTTATTCTTTTGCCTTTTAA
- a CDS encoding RNA-guided endonuclease InsQ/TnpB family protein: protein MYGCQQVLLKPNKELSAILEFLCRQAHSLTNMGIYYARQLYLKTKRYVGKYDLEKLYKNNIHYKVFHSQAAQQILRSVYESFFSYKKLVKAYKEGKLEDRPRLPKYRKKGGLALVSYPGQALKLKDGSIRVPLGKQVKCWFELDSFQLPMPSNINLADVKELRILPRNKCFYAEFVYKKEIQTLEVDKQNVLGIDPGLNNWLTCVSNIGTSFIIDGKHIKSMNRWYNKQVSTLKEGKPQGFWSNKLAAITEKRNRQIKDGINKAALIVMNHCLENRIGTIVFGWNKRNKKEIELGKKNNSEFVPIPTARLKDRIEQLCLEYGIQFVETEESYTSKASFLDGDTLPIYGEKPKCENWKPSGKRTKRGLYRTANNWYINADAQSAGNIIRKVSITLGIDLSGVCRATLTSPHRIKLWSANKETTRSNVALARCEATSLESPSEAVLDSGGAVNSDN from the coding sequence ATGTATGGCTGCCAGCAAGTGCTACTAAAGCCAAATAAAGAATTATCGGCTATTTTAGAGTTTCTTTGCCGACAAGCACATAGTTTAACCAACATGGGCATCTACTATGCACGTCAACTCTACCTTAAAACCAAACGTTACGTTGGCAAGTACGACCTGGAAAAGCTGTACAAAAACAATATCCACTACAAGGTTTTCCATTCTCAAGCAGCACAGCAAATACTTCGGTCGGTATATGAGTCTTTCTTCTCGTATAAGAAATTAGTTAAAGCCTACAAAGAAGGCAAGTTAGAAGATAGACCAAGACTTCCAAAATACCGCAAGAAAGGAGGTCTGGCACTAGTATCTTATCCTGGTCAAGCACTGAAATTAAAAGACGGAAGTATCCGAGTACCATTAGGCAAGCAGGTTAAATGCTGGTTCGAACTAGATAGTTTTCAACTACCAATGCCGAGCAACATTAATTTAGCTGATGTTAAAGAACTTAGAATACTGCCGAGAAACAAGTGTTTTTATGCGGAATTTGTATACAAAAAAGAAATACAAACTTTGGAAGTAGATAAGCAAAATGTACTCGGTATTGACCCAGGACTAAACAATTGGTTAACTTGTGTTTCTAACATCGGAACTAGTTTTATTATCGACGGCAAGCATATTAAATCGATGAATCGTTGGTATAACAAGCAAGTTTCAACTCTTAAAGAAGGTAAACCACAAGGTTTTTGGAGTAATAAATTAGCTGCTATCACCGAAAAGAGAAACAGACAAATTAAAGACGGGATTAATAAAGCTGCTCTTATTGTAATGAATCATTGTTTGGAAAACAGAATTGGTACGATTGTTTTTGGTTGGAATAAAAGGAACAAAAAAGAAATTGAACTTGGTAAGAAAAATAACTCTGAATTTGTTCCAATTCCAACTGCAAGACTGAAAGATAGAATCGAACAACTTTGTTTAGAATATGGGATTCAATTTGTTGAAACTGAAGAATCTTATACCTCAAAAGCTTCATTTTTAGATGGTGATACTCTTCCGATTTATGGTGAAAAACCCAAGTGTGAAAACTGGAAACCATCAGGAAAAAGAACGAAACGTGGTTTATATCGAACTGCGAATAATTGGTATATTAATGCGGATGCACAATCGGCTGGAAACATCATCCGCAAAGTAAGCATAACACTGGGCATAGACCTAAGTGGAGTGTGTAGGGCGACTTTGACTTCGCCCCACAGGATAAAACTGTGGTCAGCTAATAAGGAAACAACGCGAAGCAATGTGGCTTTAGCCCGTTGCGAAGCTACCTCATTAGAATCCCCTAGCGAAGCGGTGCTTGATTCTGGGGGAGCAGTCAATAGCGATAACTGA
- a CDS encoding glycoside hydrolase 100 family protein — MLFKNDLCQDAWQQLKNSIVYYQGRPIGTVAAQDSSMEELNYDQCFIRDFVPSALAFLIAGDTEIVHNFLQETLTLQSHEPQMDSFKPGPGLMPASFKVETKDGQEYLTADFGESAIARVPPVDSCLWWILLLRAYVKATGDVSLAQQSDFQEGIRLILEMCLAHRFAMYPTMLVPDGAFMIDRRLGVYEHPLEIQVLFYAALRAAIELLLPEKSNQPCLKDINRRLETLTYHVREYYWLDLQRLNEIYRFKEDEFGHEVANRFNIYPGSIPSWLTEWLPENGGYLAGNLGPGRMDFRFFALGNLLAIVTSLASEYESQCIMNLIEQRWQDLVGNMPMKICFPALEGQEWQIVTGADLKNIPWSYHNGGNWPVLLWLLVAAAQKTGRTELADKALELAQHRLAQDGWPEYYDGKNGRLIGKEARKNQTWTFAGLLVAQQLIANPDYLKLISFDCQSY, encoded by the coding sequence ATGTTGTTTAAAAATGATTTGTGTCAGGATGCCTGGCAACAACTAAAAAATTCGATTGTTTATTATCAAGGTCGTCCTATTGGTACTGTAGCTGCTCAGGATTCTTCGATGGAAGAACTGAATTATGACCAGTGCTTTATTCGAGATTTTGTTCCTTCTGCCTTAGCCTTTTTGATTGCGGGCGATACAGAAATTGTCCACAATTTTTTGCAAGAAACTTTAACTCTCCAGAGTCACGAACCACAAATGGACTCGTTCAAACCAGGTCCAGGATTGATGCCTGCTAGTTTTAAAGTAGAAACCAAAGATGGTCAAGAATATCTCACTGCTGATTTTGGTGAAAGTGCGATCGCAAGAGTTCCTCCTGTTGATTCTTGTTTATGGTGGATTTTGCTGCTAAGAGCTTATGTCAAAGCGACAGGGGATGTATCACTAGCTCAACAAAGCGATTTTCAAGAAGGAATTAGATTAATTCTCGAAATGTGTTTGGCGCATCGGTTTGCCATGTACCCAACCATGTTAGTTCCTGATGGTGCATTTATGATTGACCGTCGTTTGGGAGTTTACGAACATCCCTTGGAAATTCAGGTCTTGTTTTATGCTGCGTTACGAGCAGCTATAGAATTGTTGTTACCTGAAAAATCAAATCAACCTTGTCTTAAGGACATCAATCGTCGTTTAGAAACTCTTACTTATCATGTACGCGAATATTATTGGCTCGATCTTCAACGTTTAAACGAAATCTATCGCTTTAAAGAAGATGAGTTTGGTCACGAAGTAGCCAACCGCTTCAATATTTATCCTGGTTCGATTCCTAGCTGGTTGACTGAATGGTTGCCAGAAAACGGAGGTTATTTAGCAGGCAATCTTGGTCCTGGACGAATGGATTTTCGTTTTTTTGCTTTAGGTAACTTGTTGGCAATTGTTACTTCTTTGGCTAGCGAGTATGAATCTCAATGTATCATGAATCTGATCGAACAACGTTGGCAAGACTTAGTTGGTAATATGCCAATGAAAATCTGTTTTCCTGCTTTAGAAGGACAAGAATGGCAAATAGTAACAGGAGCAGATCTCAAAAATATACCCTGGTCTTATCACAATGGTGGTAATTGGCCTGTCCTACTTTGGTTGTTGGTAGCAGCAGCACAAAAAACTGGACGCACAGAACTTGCTGATAAAGCCTTGGAACTGGCTCAGCATCGTTTAGCTCAGGATGGATGGCCAGAATACTATGATGGCAAAAACGGTCGCTTAATTGGTAAAGAAGCGAGAAAAAATCAAACTTGGACTTTTGCGGGTTTGTTGGTAGCACAGCAGTTAATCGCTAATCCTGACTACTTAAAATTAATTAGTTTTGACTGCCAATCATATTAA
- a CDS encoding APC family permease, with protein MKSKQLSKSTLFSTKSKSALNFVDVVALIVGVVIGAGIFETPALVAANTGSKELLLLTWVLGGAMSLIGAICYAELATTYPHPGGNYYYLKRAFGKPTAFLFAWGRMTVIQTGSLTLLAFVFGDYASQLFRLGDYSASVYAALAIGILTILNLIGIRQGKWTQNWLTAAKVLGLLLVVIVGLLFAAPATSVEQTEPEFSQNLGMAMIFVLLSYGGWNEAVYISAELENLKRNMVRSLLWSIGVITAIYLAINLAYVQGLGLETMAVSEAVATQLMSRAVGTPGAWLISLLIAICTLGAINATIFTGARTNYALGKDFAVLSWLGHWHRKTQSPPPALLIQSGIALFLVLLGTLTRRGFETMVDYTAPAFWFFFLLTSLSLLVLRFKEPEVPKPFQVPFYPLTPILFCLICAYLLYSSLVYTGIGALVGVAVVIAGIPLLLWSRRQKT; from the coding sequence GTGAAAAGCAAACAATTATCTAAGTCAACTCTGTTCTCAACCAAATCTAAGTCAGCATTGAATTTTGTTGATGTTGTAGCTCTTATTGTTGGAGTTGTCATTGGTGCTGGTATTTTTGAGACACCTGCTCTGGTTGCTGCCAACACCGGGAGTAAAGAGCTTTTGCTGTTGACTTGGGTGTTGGGAGGAGCAATGTCGTTAATTGGTGCGATTTGTTATGCAGAATTAGCAACAACCTATCCTCATCCAGGAGGCAATTATTATTATCTCAAACGTGCCTTTGGTAAACCAACCGCTTTTCTCTTTGCCTGGGGACGCATGACAGTAATTCAAACTGGTTCGCTTACTCTGTTGGCGTTTGTGTTTGGTGATTATGCTTCCCAGTTATTTCGTCTTGGTGACTATTCTGCTTCTGTTTACGCTGCTCTTGCCATTGGCATTTTGACCATTTTAAATCTGATCGGCATTCGCCAAGGAAAATGGACTCAAAATTGGTTAACCGCAGCTAAAGTATTAGGATTGTTATTAGTTGTCATAGTTGGTTTACTATTTGCTGCGCCTGCTACTTCTGTAGAGCAAACTGAGCCTGAATTTTCCCAAAATCTAGGCATGGCAATGATTTTTGTTCTGTTATCCTATGGTGGCTGGAATGAAGCCGTATATATCTCTGCCGAATTAGAAAATCTTAAGCGGAATATGGTGCGATCGCTTTTGTGGAGTATTGGTGTCATTACCGCGATTTATTTGGCGATTAATTTGGCATACGTACAAGGATTGGGATTAGAAACAATGGCAGTTTCCGAAGCAGTAGCCACTCAGCTAATGAGTCGTGCAGTTGGCACACCAGGTGCTTGGTTAATCAGTTTATTAATTGCTATTTGTACTTTGGGTGCGATCAATGCCACGATTTTTACTGGTGCTAGAACTAACTATGCTTTAGGAAAAGATTTTGCGGTGTTGAGTTGGCTTGGACATTGGCATCGTAAGACTCAATCACCACCACCTGCTTTATTGATTCAGTCAGGAATTGCACTTTTTTTAGTTTTGTTGGGGACACTGACACGCAGGGGTTTTGAAACAATGGTAGATTACACTGCCCCAGCTTTTTGGTTCTTTTTTCTTCTGACAAGTTTGTCTTTATTGGTGTTGCGATTCAAAGAACCAGAAGTACCAAAACCTTTTCAAGTCCCATTTTATCCTTTAACACCGATTCTTTTTTGTTTGATCTGCGCCTACTTACTTTATTCGAGTCTAGTTTACACAGGCATTGGCGCACTTGTCGGCGTAGCAGTAGTAATTGCTGGGATTCCGCTGTTGCTATGGTCACGTCGGCAGAAAACTTGA